In Coffea eugenioides isolate CCC68of unplaced genomic scaffold, Ceug_1.0 ScVebR1_117;HRSCAF=507, whole genome shotgun sequence, one DNA window encodes the following:
- the LOC113755081 gene encoding cytochrome b561 domain-containing protein At4g18260-like, whose product MHRHAMIFYCCICASFALHLLPCVKCSSIELKPASDNSIKHHQDSQKTFYIAVHGILLWVSMGFLMPVGILVIRMASAQEFHRTTLKVFFYLHAIAQVLSVLLATAGAVISIRSFENSFNNCHQRLGLGLYGAIYVQILTGFRRPRRGRKSRSVWYLFHWIMGTAISFVGVFNTYTGLKAYHSKTSKSTSLWTALFTAQVLVMAFFYLFQDKWDYMKKQGVILGNEPITTSSVQIITQGGNDKDSSTTEPCRKSNSLGTYFSRSNALNKLFQLT is encoded by the exons ATGCACAGGCATGCTATGATCTTTTATTGCTGCATTTGTGCAAGTTTTGCTCTTCATCTTCTACCTTGTGTTAAATGCTCATCCATCGAACTCAAGCCGGCCAGCGATAATAGCATCAAACATCAT CAGGATTCTCAGAAGACATTTTATATTGCAGTTCATGGAATTCTTTTATGGGTTTCAATGGGTTTTCTAATGCCTGTTGGAATACTTGTTATCAGAATGGCCAGTGCACAAGAATTTCACAGAACTACACTTAAAGTCTTCTTCTATCTTCATGCAATTGCCCAG GTGCTTTCGGTACTACTTGCTACTGCTGGAGCAGTTATTTCAATCAGAAGCTTTGAGAATTCATTCAACAACTGCCACCAAAGACTAGGATTAGGACTTTATGGTGCTATTTATGTGCAAATCTTAACTGGATTTCGCAGACCAAGGAG GGGAAGGAAATCTAGAAGCGTTTGGTATCTTTTCCATTGGATAATGGGAACAGCAATATCTTTCGTTGGGGTTTTTAATACCTACACTGGCTTAAAAGCGTATCATTCGAAAACATCAAAGAGTACAAGCCTTTGGACTGCACTTTTCACGGCTCAGGTCCTTGTCATGGCATTCTTTTACCTCTTTCAAGACAAATGGGATTATATGAAAAAGCAAGGTGTTATACTTggcaatgaacctattacaaCCTCCTCGGTTCAAATAATTACTCAGGGGGGAAATGACAAGGACAGCTCAACAACAGAGCCATGTAGGAAAAGCAACTCGCTTGGGACTTATTTTTCAAGAAGCAATGCTCTAAATAAGCTGTTTCAGCTAACATAA